Below is a window of Hydrogenimonas sp. SS33 DNA.
GACGAGGTGATCATGGTCATCGAGGCGATGAAGATGGAGATCGAAGTGACGGCTCCCAGGGCGGGCGTGGTGAGCGACATCGCCGTGGAGGCGGGCCAGAGTGTCCAGGAAGGGCAGGTGCTCGCCCATGTTCGGTAACGGGAGCGGCAAATGAAGCGGTTTCTGGCGCTGATGCTGCTTCTCTGTTTCGCTTTCGGTACGGCCCTCTCGGCCTTGGAAACCGGGCCGATGCCAAAGAAAGAGACTGCGGCGGCCGCCCATCCCCAAAAAGAGGCGACGAGCCATGACAAAAGCATCCTGGGGCTTCTGGGCTCCTTTTACAAGACCACAGGCATCTACGCCCTGATGCACCCCGAAAGCCCCCAGGCGAAGGTGGAAGGGGAGAAGGGGACCCCCTTTCAGCGCTCCTGGGGGCGGGTCATCATGATCGGCGTGGCGATGATACTCTTCTATCTCGCCATCGCCAAGGGGTTCGAACCCCTGCTGCTGCTTCCCATCGGGTTCGGCGGTCTGCTGGCCAACATCCCCATTGCGAACATGACCGCCCCCGAAGGGTTTCTGGGCATCATCTACCATGCCGGCATCGCCAACGAATTTTTCCCGCTGCTCATCTTCATGGGGGTGGGGGCGATGACCGACTTCGGCCCGCTGCTGGCCAACCCCAAAACGGCCCTGCTGGGAGGGGCGGCGCAGTTTGGCATCTTCGCCACGCTGCTGGGGGCGGCGGCATTGAGCCAGTACACCTCTCTATTCGACTTTTCCCTGCAGGATTGCGCCGCCATCTCCATCATCGGCGGTGCCGACGGCCCCACCTCCATCTTCATCGCCGCCAAGCTCGCCCCCGACCTATTGGGCGCCATCGCCGTGGCGGCCTACTCCTACATGGCGCTGGTGCCGGTCATTCAGCCCCCCATCATGAAGGCGCTCACGACCAAAAAAGAGCGGCAGATCGTCATGAAGCAGCAGCGGAAGGTCCACAGGCTCGAAAAACTTTTCCTGCCCATCATCATACTGATTCTCAGCATCTTCATCCTGCCCCAGTCCACCCCTCTCATCGGCGCTTTCACCTTCGGCAACTTCGCCAAAGAGTCGGGGGT
It encodes the following:
- a CDS encoding sodium ion-translocating decarboxylase subunit beta; the protein is MKRFLALMLLLCFAFGTALSALETGPMPKKETAAAAHPQKEATSHDKSILGLLGSFYKTTGIYALMHPESPQAKVEGEKGTPFQRSWGRVIMIGVAMILFYLAIAKGFEPLLLLPIGFGGLLANIPIANMTAPEGFLGIIYHAGIANEFFPLLIFMGVGAMTDFGPLLANPKTALLGGAAQFGIFATLLGAAALSQYTSLFDFSLQDCAAISIIGGADGPTSIFIAAKLAPDLLGAIAVAAYSYMALVPVIQPPIMKALTTKKERQIVMKQQRKVHRLEKLFLPIIILILSIFILPQSTPLIGAFTFGNFAKESGVVNRLSDTMQNALINIVTILLGLGVGSKLAAENFLVPDTLGILLLGVLAFAIGTASGVLMGKLMNLFYKEPINPLIGAAGVSAVPMSARVVNKMGLESKPGNVLLMHAMGPNVAGVIGSAVTAGILISIFS